One window from the genome of Magnetovibrio sp. encodes:
- a CDS encoding replication-associated recombination protein A, translated as MTSLFEDQAPRPLADRLRPATLDEVVGQGHLLADDGPLGRMVRAERLSSLILWGPPGTGKTTIARLLAQHTHLYFEPLSAVFSGVADLKKIFARAKERREAGQGTLLFIDEIHRFNRAQQDGFLPYVENGTVILVGATTENPSFELNAALLSRCQVLVLNRLDDRALEELLTRAEDDTGKALPVDLDARAALRAMADGDGRYLLNLAEELLAMPEGQEPLKTEDLARVVQKRLPLYDKSQEGHYNLISALHKSLRGSDTDAALYWFARMLDGGEDPHFIARRLTRFAVEDIGLADPNALTQAIAAWQAYERLGSPEGELALVQLVIYLGTAPKSNAAYKAEKSAKRAAQSTGSLMPPMHILNAPTKMMKELGYGAGYNYDHDAADGFSGQNYFPDEMNRQRFYAPKEVGFERDISKRLAYWDKLRVKRAHDGEEGA; from the coding sequence TTGACGTCTTTGTTTGAAGATCAAGCCCCGCGGCCGCTTGCGGACCGTTTGCGTCCCGCCACCTTGGACGAGGTGGTGGGCCAAGGGCATTTGTTGGCCGATGATGGGCCGCTGGGACGCATGGTGCGCGCCGAGCGGCTGTCGAGCTTGATTCTGTGGGGTCCGCCGGGCACCGGCAAGACCACCATTGCGCGGCTGTTGGCACAGCACACCCACTTGTATTTCGAGCCGCTGTCGGCGGTGTTTTCCGGCGTCGCGGATCTGAAAAAGATCTTCGCCCGGGCCAAGGAACGTCGTGAAGCAGGCCAAGGCACGCTGCTGTTTATCGACGAAATCCATCGCTTCAACCGCGCCCAGCAAGACGGGTTTTTGCCCTATGTCGAAAACGGCACGGTGATTTTGGTCGGCGCGACCACCGAAAACCCATCGTTCGAACTCAACGCGGCGCTTTTGTCGCGCTGTCAGGTGTTGGTGCTCAATCGTTTGGACGACCGCGCCTTGGAAGAACTGCTCACCCGCGCCGAGGACGATACCGGCAAGGCTTTGCCGGTGGACCTGGACGCCCGCGCCGCGTTGCGCGCCATGGCGGACGGTGACGGGCGCTATCTACTTAACCTCGCGGAAGAGCTGCTGGCGATGCCTGAGGGGCAAGAGCCGCTTAAAACCGAAGATTTGGCCCGTGTGGTGCAAAAGCGCCTGCCGCTCTACGACAAATCCCAAGAGGGCCACTACAACCTCATTTCGGCGCTGCACAAGTCGCTCAGGGGCTCGGATACCGACGCGGCGCTCTATTGGTTCGCGCGCATGCTCGACGGCGGCGAGGATCCGCACTTCATTGCCCGTCGCTTGACCCGTTTTGCGGTGGAAGACATCGGTCTGGCCGATCCGAACGCGCTGACCCAGGCCATCGCCGCGTGGCAGGCCTATGAACGCCTCGGCTCTCCGGAAGGAGAACTGGCGTTGGTGCAGTTGGTGATCTATCTGGGCACCGCGCCAAAGTCCAATGCGGCCTATAAGGCGGAAAAATCCGCCAAACGCGCGGCGCAGAGCACCGGCTCGTTGATGCCGCCGATGCACATCCTCAACGCGCCGACCAAGATGATGAAGGAACTGGGCTACGGCGCGGGCTACAATTACGATCACGACGCAGCGGACGGCTTTTCCGGGCAAAACTACTTTCCCGACGAGATGAACCGCCAGCGGTTCTATGCGCCCAAAGAGGTGGGCTTCGAGCGCGATATATCCAAACGGCTGGCCTATTGGGATAAACTGCGCGTCAAACGGGCACATGACGGGGAGGAGGGGGCATGA
- the crcB gene encoding fluoride efflux transporter CrcB, producing MNPQMVMYVALGGAIGAVGRFAVMSAIGHVAHGEGLFGGFPWSTLTVNVLGAFVLGAVIEISALAWSPSPEIRAMIVVGMLGAFTTFSTFSMDLYYLLDRGALISAAVYAVGSVLLCLAAFALGLSVFRLILS from the coding sequence ATGAACCCGCAGATGGTGATGTACGTGGCGCTGGGTGGCGCGATCGGCGCGGTGGGGCGTTTTGCGGTGATGAGCGCGATCGGTCATGTCGCGCACGGCGAAGGGCTGTTCGGCGGTTTTCCGTGGAGCACCCTGACTGTCAATGTGCTGGGGGCCTTTGTTCTGGGTGCGGTGATCGAGATTTCCGCCTTGGCGTGGTCGCCGTCACCGGAAATCCGCGCCATGATCGTGGTCGGGATGCTGGGCGCGTTCACCACATTTTCGACCTTTTCGATGGATCTCTACTATTTGCTGGATCGCGGCGCGTTGATCAGCGCGGCGGTATACGCTGTCGGGTCCGTTTTGCTGTGCTTGGCGGCGTTCGCGCTCGGACTGTCCGTATTTCGCCTGATTTTATCCTAA